Proteins encoded by one window of Akkermansia muciniphila ATCC BAA-835:
- a CDS encoding aldo/keto reductase, protein MKRKDFLKITSGLALSLVSRGWAGVGSSLLSDGPGSSSGVPKKGFLGESRRLGGLEVSSIGLGCLPMVGYYGGKYDKQEMIALIRRAFDKGVTFFDTAEVYGPYTSEEWVGEALAPVRNQVRIGTKFGFGVEEGRPSSLNSRPDHIRRAVEGSLRRLRTDHIDLFYQHRVDPDVPMEEVAGTVKELMQEGKVLHFGLSEAGARSIRRAYAECPVSAVQSEYAIWWREPETKIFPTLEELGIGFVPYCPLGRAFLAGAVREDSRFQKRDRRATLPRFTPEALRFNMPLTVLVREWAERRGMTPAQFALSWMLSRKPWIAPVPGTTNPAHLDDFLGGASVRLSESELKEFDLACSRIPLMGHRADPFTESQIDK, encoded by the coding sequence ATGAAACGCAAGGATTTTTTGAAGATAACATCCGGTTTGGCCTTATCCCTGGTTTCCCGGGGATGGGCCGGGGTGGGTTCTTCTTTGCTGTCTGACGGTCCGGGGTCTTCTTCCGGGGTGCCGAAGAAGGGTTTTCTTGGGGAATCCCGGCGCCTTGGAGGCCTGGAAGTTTCCTCTATCGGGCTGGGATGCCTGCCGATGGTGGGTTATTACGGCGGCAAGTATGATAAACAGGAGATGATTGCCCTGATACGCCGGGCTTTTGACAAAGGAGTTACTTTTTTTGATACGGCGGAAGTGTACGGGCCTTATACCAGTGAGGAATGGGTGGGGGAGGCTCTCGCCCCTGTCCGCAACCAGGTCAGGATAGGAACCAAATTCGGTTTTGGCGTGGAGGAAGGCCGTCCTTCTTCCCTGAACAGCAGGCCCGACCATATCCGGCGTGCGGTAGAAGGTTCCCTCAGGCGTTTGCGTACCGACCACATTGACCTGTTTTACCAGCACCGGGTGGACCCGGATGTTCCGATGGAGGAGGTGGCAGGTACGGTGAAGGAACTGATGCAGGAGGGAAAAGTGCTGCATTTCGGCCTGTCCGAAGCCGGCGCCCGTTCCATCAGGAGGGCTTATGCCGAGTGTCCGGTGAGCGCCGTCCAGAGCGAATACGCTATCTGGTGGAGGGAACCGGAGACGAAGATTTTTCCCACGTTGGAAGAGTTGGGCATCGGTTTTGTTCCGTATTGTCCGCTGGGGCGCGCCTTTCTGGCAGGAGCCGTCCGGGAGGACAGCCGTTTTCAAAAGCGGGACCGCCGCGCCACTTTGCCCCGGTTTACTCCGGAAGCCCTCAGATTCAACATGCCGCTGACTGTTCTTGTCCGGGAATGGGCGGAACGCAGGGGCATGACTCCGGCCCAGTTCGCCCTGTCCTGGATGCTTTCCCGGAAACCGTGGATTGCGCCTGTTCCCGGAACAACCAATCCAGCCCATCTGGATGATTTTCTGGGAGGGGCTTCCGTCCGCCTGTCCGAATCGGAACTCAAGGAATTCGACCTTGCCTGTTCCAGAATTCCCCTGATGGGGCACCGGGCGGATCCGTTTACGGAGAGCCAGATTGACAAGTAG
- a CDS encoding metallophosphoesterase, with amino-acid sequence MILIFGALLAVYVFCRAILPLKLKWGWKLLLAALLAVAAFKFHLLHLFGGPMFFSPVLPENVLLAAAWLFSVLFLFFFLLLAADVVRALYLLVLFCLRRNRTERFRIIGNRVNVALLVFSAVLATVGMIGGTRVPQVKEETVAVNRLPEEADGLTVAVLADLHVDGITREERIRKIVERTNALNPDIVVIAGDFVDGTVPVHGGDLRPLADLKARYGVFGVPGNHEYYSGYEEWMEFLPNLGIRMLLNEHAPVGGEAVVLAGVTDPVAGIMGKEEPDISKALKDAPEKGVRILVSHQPQLAREAAAHGVDLQVSGHTHGGMIAGVDRLVARFNEGFVSGLYTVGNMKLYVSNGAGIWNGFPIRIGVPSEIVLIRLRKE; translated from the coding sequence ATGATTCTGATTTTCGGAGCATTGCTGGCGGTTTACGTTTTTTGCCGCGCTATTTTGCCGCTGAAGCTGAAATGGGGCTGGAAGCTTCTGCTTGCCGCCCTGCTGGCGGTGGCGGCATTCAAATTCCACTTGCTGCATTTGTTTGGAGGCCCCATGTTTTTCTCCCCGGTTTTGCCGGAAAACGTTCTGCTGGCGGCCGCGTGGCTGTTCTCCGTTCTTTTCCTGTTCTTTTTCCTGCTGCTGGCGGCAGATGTGGTGCGGGCTCTGTATCTGCTGGTTTTGTTCTGCTTGCGGAGGAACAGGACGGAAAGGTTCCGCATCATTGGCAACCGGGTGAATGTTGCTTTGCTGGTTTTTTCCGCCGTGCTGGCAACTGTGGGCATGATTGGAGGCACCAGAGTGCCCCAGGTGAAGGAGGAAACGGTTGCCGTGAACCGCCTGCCGGAGGAGGCGGACGGATTGACGGTCGCCGTGCTGGCGGATCTGCATGTGGACGGCATTACAAGGGAGGAGCGCATTCGGAAGATTGTGGAGCGCACGAACGCCCTGAATCCGGACATCGTCGTGATTGCCGGAGATTTCGTGGACGGGACGGTGCCCGTGCATGGCGGCGATTTGAGGCCGCTTGCGGATTTGAAGGCCAGATACGGGGTGTTCGGCGTGCCGGGCAATCATGAGTATTACTCCGGTTATGAGGAGTGGATGGAGTTCCTGCCCAATCTGGGCATTCGTATGCTTCTTAATGAACACGCGCCGGTGGGAGGGGAGGCCGTGGTATTGGCCGGTGTGACGGATCCTGTGGCCGGCATCATGGGGAAGGAGGAGCCGGATATAAGCAAGGCGTTGAAGGATGCCCCGGAAAAGGGAGTGCGCATCCTTGTTTCCCACCAGCCGCAGCTGGCCCGGGAAGCGGCTGCGCACGGCGTGGATCTTCAAGTGTCCGGCCATACGCACGGAGGCATGATTGCCGGCGTGGACCGGCTGGTGGCGCGTTTTAACGAGGGATTCGTCTCCGGGCTGTACACGGTGGGTAATATGAAGCTGTACGTTTCCAATGGGGCGGGGATTTGGAACGGCTTTCCCATCCGCATCGGCGTTCCATCGGAAATTGTTCTGATTCGGCTTCGGAAAGAATAA
- a CDS encoding flavodoxin: MKTISMICTLAAALMTGAGCLGQEQPKVSAEPSRVLIAYYSWGGNTKYAAAQIQRATGGTLFEIKPVKPYPSEYRECTVQARKEIQEGVRPELAAKVEDMGKYDVIFIGSPNWWSTIAPPVASFLASYDLSGKTVIPFVTHGGGGMARCADEVRKLCPKSTVLKGGAFAGEGIRTTRAALVKWVNETISINK, encoded by the coding sequence ATGAAAACAATATCAATGATATGCACGCTGGCCGCGGCCCTGATGACAGGAGCCGGATGTTTGGGACAGGAACAACCCAAGGTTTCCGCGGAACCTTCCAGGGTCCTCATTGCCTATTATTCATGGGGAGGCAATACGAAGTACGCCGCTGCGCAAATTCAGAGGGCGACGGGAGGAACGCTGTTTGAAATCAAGCCGGTCAAGCCCTATCCCTCCGAATACCGGGAATGCACCGTGCAGGCCAGGAAGGAGATTCAGGAAGGGGTTCGGCCGGAACTGGCCGCCAAAGTGGAGGATATGGGCAAGTATGATGTGATTTTCATCGGCAGCCCCAACTGGTGGAGTACCATTGCGCCTCCGGTCGCGTCTTTCCTGGCAAGTTACGACCTTTCCGGCAAGACGGTGATTCCATTTGTGACGCATGGGGGCGGCGGCATGGCGCGCTGTGCGGACGAGGTTCGGAAGCTGTGTCCCAAGTCCACCGTTCTCAAGGGAGGCGCTTTTGCCGGGGAAGGAATCCGGACGACGAGGGCCGCGCTTGTCAAGTGGGTCAATGAGACGATTTCCATCAATAAATAA
- a CDS encoding putative quinol monooxygenase, which yields MKRTIAGMAFSLACLMNLSEAQTINHDKVEMENGKNTGMCVKLPMQPDGIVRLSKIEVHAEYLEEYVKYAIEVGEISLRTEPGVLTMYAVAEKDNACRITILETYASQKAYKSHIASAHFQKYKQETLHMVKALVLSDQTPLNPSNSITNIIK from the coding sequence ATGAAACGAACCATCGCGGGAATGGCTTTTTCCCTTGCCTGTCTGATGAACCTTTCAGAAGCCCAAACCATAAATCACGATAAAGTGGAAATGGAGAATGGCAAAAATACGGGCATGTGCGTCAAGTTACCGATGCAGCCTGATGGTATCGTCCGTCTCTCAAAAATAGAAGTGCATGCTGAATATTTGGAGGAATATGTGAAGTACGCCATCGAAGTGGGGGAAATCTCCCTGCGCACGGAACCGGGCGTGTTGACCATGTACGCTGTTGCTGAAAAGGACAATGCTTGCAGAATTACGATTCTTGAAACTTACGCCAGCCAAAAGGCATATAAGTCGCACATCGCATCGGCTCATTTTCAGAAATACAAGCAGGAAACGTTGCACATGGTTAAGGCATTGGTTTTATCCGACCAGACGCCACTGAATCCTTCAAACAGTATTACTAATATTATTAAATAA
- a CDS encoding carboxymuconolactone decarboxylase family protein: MNKIILFLSISFFITNAMAQEKIVQTAGRTQLGEFAPKFAELNDDVLFGEVWSRTDKLGLRDRSLVTITSLISQGITDNSLVFHLQSAKKNGVTRTEIAEIITHIGFYAGWPKAWAAFNLAKDVWAEDAAGEDAKAAFQREMIFPLGEPNTAYAKYFTGNSYLAPVSREQVNISNVTFEPRCRNNWHIHKATKGGGQMLIGVAGRGWYQEEGKPAVEILPGTIIHIPANVKHWHGAASDSWFSHLAIEVPGENASSEWLEPVTDEEYAKAVK; the protein is encoded by the coding sequence ATGAATAAGATTATTTTATTTCTTTCAATTAGTTTTTTCATAACAAATGCTATGGCGCAGGAAAAGATAGTACAGACGGCGGGACGCACTCAGTTAGGAGAGTTTGCTCCCAAATTTGCGGAACTTAACGATGATGTCCTTTTCGGTGAAGTATGGAGCCGGACTGACAAGCTCGGTCTGCGTGATCGCAGTTTGGTAACCATCACCTCCCTCATTAGTCAGGGCATTACCGACAATTCGCTCGTTTTCCATCTTCAGTCGGCAAAGAAGAATGGAGTTACCCGTACCGAGATTGCAGAAATCATCACCCACATCGGTTTTTATGCCGGTTGGCCGAAAGCATGGGCGGCATTTAATCTGGCCAAAGACGTATGGGCGGAAGATGCGGCTGGCGAAGATGCCAAAGCCGCTTTCCAACGCGAGATGATTTTCCCTTTAGGCGAGCCGAATACGGCATATGCCAAGTATTTCACAGGCAACAGTTATCTTGCACCCGTTTCACGCGAACAGGTGAATATCTCCAATGTAACTTTTGAACCCCGTTGCCGCAATAACTGGCATATTCACAAAGCGACGAAAGGCGGCGGGCAGATGCTTATCGGTGTGGCCGGACGCGGCTGGTATCAGGAAGAAGGAAAGCCTGCTGTGGAAATTCTTCCTGGCACAATCATCCATATTCCCGCCAACGTGAAGCACTGGCACGGGGCTGCCTCCGACAGCTGGTTCTCCCACTTGGCTATTGAGGTTCCCGGTGAGAATGCATCCAGTGAATGGCTTGAGCCGGTAACGGATGAAGAGTATGCCAAGGCCGTGAAATAA
- a CDS encoding aldo/keto reductase, whose translation MKNQSKIALGTWSWGAGFAGGDQVFGNNLGVDELRPVFDEAMANGVNLWDSAVVYGMGTSETLLSTFTKNRKREDIFISTKFTPQIAGESEDPVADMLAGSLERFATGYVDIYWIHNPADVERWTPYLIPLVKSGKVKRVGVSNHNLAQIKRVEEILSQEGIHLSAVQNHYSLLYLSSEKAGILDYCRENGIDFWAYMVLEQGALSGKYDTAHPLPADSQRGKTYNPLLPQIEKLVAVMRTVGDKYDITPAQVALAWAITKGTTPIIGVTKPSQVQDAVRAMQVVLTVDEVKMLEDAAESTGVDTRGSWENPMI comes from the coding sequence ATGAAAAATCAGTCTAAAATTGCATTAGGGACATGGTCATGGGGCGCAGGATTTGCCGGAGGCGACCAGGTATTCGGCAATAATCTCGGAGTAGACGAGCTGAGACCCGTATTCGACGAGGCGATGGCAAACGGGGTGAATTTGTGGGATTCTGCCGTGGTGTATGGTATGGGTACTTCAGAAACGTTGCTCTCGACATTTACAAAGAATAGAAAGCGGGAGGATATATTTATCTCGACCAAGTTCACTCCGCAGATTGCAGGCGAGTCGGAAGATCCGGTAGCCGATATGCTGGCAGGGAGCCTCGAACGTTTCGCCACCGGTTACGTCGATATTTATTGGATACATAATCCGGCCGACGTGGAAAGATGGACGCCTTATCTTATTCCACTGGTAAAAAGCGGTAAGGTAAAAAGAGTCGGTGTTTCCAACCATAACCTCGCGCAGATCAAACGTGTGGAGGAAATTCTCTCGCAAGAAGGGATACATCTCTCTGCCGTTCAGAACCATTACAGCCTGCTCTACCTCTCGTCAGAAAAGGCAGGCATTCTGGATTACTGCAGGGAGAACGGCATCGACTTTTGGGCTTACATGGTGCTGGAACAGGGGGCGTTGAGCGGAAAATACGATACCGCGCACCCGTTGCCAGCCGATAGCCAGCGTGGGAAAACCTACAATCCGCTGCTGCCGCAAATAGAAAAACTCGTTGCCGTGATGCGCACCGTGGGCGATAAGTACGATATTACGCCGGCGCAGGTGGCTCTGGCATGGGCGATAACGAAGGGCACGACGCCGATTATTGGTGTGACGAAACCCTCACAAGTGCAGGATGCTGTCCGTGCCATGCAGGTCGTGCTGACTGTTGACGAAGTGAAGATGTTGGAGGATGCGGCCGAAAGCACGGGGGTAGATACGAGAGGTTCATGGGAAAATCCGATGATATGA
- a CDS encoding amidohydrolase family protein: MRLVIIIGVVLSVWFADWAAAQQIVDVHCHNIMSGYMEVLKKHDAALEETFPLPEWNVDAHLAFMEKAGIGCSVLSMPAPQPYFGDTGECRRIIREYNEYCAALKKKYPGKFKFCAALPLPDVNAAIDEAVYALDTLGADGIKLATNSRGQYIGDEALDPLMEVLHKRNAVVIIHPHKPNPVNDTIISTAPLAVYEYPAETTRAVVNMISRNVLVRYPNLKVVVPHCGSFLPMAIPRMKAIHPAMQAKGFMGSIDWDGNLSHLYYDLAGGASPEIVKMMLTVAPPEHILYGSDYPYMSDGVLFGNLQRMREQFAADKELSPYLEQFFSENARNLFNK, encoded by the coding sequence ATGAGGCTGGTTATAATCATCGGAGTTGTCCTGTCTGTATGGTTTGCGGATTGGGCGGCGGCACAGCAGATTGTGGATGTGCATTGCCATAACATTATGTCTGGCTATATGGAAGTGTTGAAAAAACATGATGCCGCTTTGGAAGAGACTTTTCCGTTGCCGGAATGGAATGTGGATGCCCATCTTGCCTTTATGGAAAAAGCCGGAATCGGTTGTTCTGTATTGTCGATGCCCGCACCGCAACCCTACTTCGGTGATACTGGGGAGTGCCGTCGCATAATCCGGGAATATAACGAGTATTGCGCCGCTCTGAAAAAGAAATATCCGGGCAAGTTCAAATTTTGCGCTGCACTGCCATTGCCTGACGTGAACGCTGCCATAGATGAGGCTGTTTATGCTCTCGATACGCTCGGTGCAGACGGCATCAAGCTGGCCACGAACAGTCGGGGACAGTATATCGGGGATGAAGCCCTCGACCCGTTGATGGAGGTATTGCACAAGCGGAATGCCGTCGTCATCATTCATCCGCACAAGCCTAATCCGGTTAATGATACCATTATTTCTACCGCCCCGCTTGCAGTCTATGAATATCCGGCCGAAACGACACGTGCCGTCGTCAATATGATTTCCCGCAACGTGTTGGTGCGCTATCCGAATCTCAAGGTGGTCGTTCCCCATTGCGGCTCGTTCCTGCCTATGGCGATTCCACGCATGAAGGCTATACACCCGGCTATGCAGGCAAAGGGATTTATGGGTTCAATTGACTGGGATGGCAATCTATCCCATTTGTACTATGATCTTGCCGGGGGAGCGAGTCCTGAAATCGTGAAGATGATGCTGACGGTCGCTCCGCCAGAGCATATACTTTATGGTTCGGATTATCCTTATATGTCTGACGGTGTGTTGTTTGGAAATCTGCAACGGATGCGTGAACAGTTTGCTGCGGATAAGGAACTGTCACCCTATTTGGAACAGTTTTTTTCGGAAAATGCCCGTAATTTATTTAACAAATAA
- a CDS encoding NAD(P)H-dependent oxidoreductase — protein MKNILIISGHTNLAASVANKTILETLNERLPEAELVKLDELYPDFKIDVEAEQQKLLWADIIVLQFPLFWYSAPSILERWMEETFRHGFSHGSTGDKLKGKKLILSFTTGAPETLYSREGAMGYAIDEFLPCYKAVCRLTQMEYCGSVYTCGISYGNRTTPELIEQQKGASVEHAERLIRLLEAL, from the coding sequence ATGAAAAATATATTGATTATCAGCGGCCATACAAACCTTGCCGCATCTGTAGCCAATAAGACAATCCTTGAAACCTTGAACGAGCGGCTGCCGGAAGCTGAACTCGTAAAGCTTGACGAACTTTATCCCGATTTCAAGATCGACGTGGAAGCCGAACAACAGAAATTGCTGTGGGCAGACATCATTGTATTGCAATTCCCTCTCTTTTGGTACTCCGCACCCTCCATATTGGAACGCTGGATGGAAGAAACTTTTCGTCACGGCTTTTCACACGGCAGTACCGGAGACAAGCTCAAGGGCAAGAAACTCATTCTCTCTTTCACAACGGGAGCGCCCGAAACGCTGTATAGCCGTGAAGGGGCCATGGGCTACGCGATTGATGAATTTCTGCCATGCTACAAGGCTGTCTGCCGACTGACTCAAATGGAATACTGCGGCAGTGTTTATACCTGCGGCATAAGTTACGGCAATCGTACGACACCGGAACTTATCGAGCAGCAAAAGGGAGCATCGGTGGAACACGCTGAACGTCTTATCCGGTTACTTGAAGCGCTCTGA
- a CDS encoding MerR family transcriptional regulator has protein sequence MIKQKNPSGTYRPSYDRTPRYTVKQVAEMMEMSAYTIRYYENAGLIPDVDRSGGNARMFSDYTLGWLRLVHCLRMTGLPIEGVKHYIDLCQEGDSTIPERAELIFKQEKSLREQLRILKKQMEVLKYKKKFYQDLLDNRRPDSCNPLNYISASEPNIAPEE, from the coding sequence ATGATTAAACAGAAAAATCCATCCGGCACCTACCGCCCTTCTTATGACCGCACCCCCAGATACACTGTCAAGCAGGTTGCGGAAATGATGGAAATGTCAGCCTACACCATCCGGTATTACGAAAACGCCGGATTAATCCCGGACGTGGACCGCAGCGGAGGGAATGCCCGTATGTTTTCCGACTACACCCTGGGGTGGCTCCGCCTGGTCCACTGCCTCCGGATGACGGGCCTCCCGATTGAAGGCGTCAAGCACTACATCGACCTGTGCCAGGAAGGGGATTCCACCATTCCGGAGCGCGCCGAACTGATCTTCAAGCAAGAGAAAAGTCTCCGGGAACAGCTCCGAATCCTGAAAAAACAAATGGAAGTGTTGAAATACAAGAAAAAATTTTATCAGGATCTTTTAGACAACCGCAGGCCGGACAGCTGCAATCCGCTGAACTACATCAGCGCCAGCGAGCCGAACATCGCGCCTGAGGAATAA
- a CDS encoding YhcH/YjgK/YiaL family protein: MMIIASLSDSARYEMLNSLFRRAFDFIREIAPATLETGRHVLEEDALTVMVNEPVMKKRENARMEVHDRFIDIHVPLSREEGFMWKERAALEKPSEPFNREKDAQHYDDAPDTSFVVKPGQFAIFFPEDAHAGCIGEGKILKLVIKVRTA; the protein is encoded by the coding sequence ATGATGATTATTGCCTCCCTTTCCGATTCCGCCCGTTACGAAATGTTGAATTCCCTGTTCAGGAGAGCTTTCGATTTTATCAGGGAGATTGCTCCGGCAACCCTGGAAACCGGCCGCCATGTCCTGGAGGAAGACGCCCTGACCGTGATGGTGAATGAACCGGTGATGAAGAAGCGGGAGAACGCCCGCATGGAAGTGCATGACCGGTTTATTGACATTCACGTGCCCCTTTCCCGGGAAGAGGGATTCATGTGGAAAGAGCGCGCGGCGCTGGAAAAGCCTTCCGAACCGTTCAACAGGGAAAAGGACGCGCAGCATTATGATGATGCTCCGGACACCTCTTTTGTCGTGAAACCGGGGCAGTTCGCCATTTTTTTCCCGGAGGATGCGCATGCCGGCTGCATTGGGGAAGGAAAGATTCTGAAACTGGTGATTAAAGTCAGAACGGCCTGA
- a CDS encoding alpha-amylase, which produces MKNGIMMQYFEWNLPNDGQFWNKLKEDAPHLEEMGVTAVWIPPAYKGKEQNDVGYGTYDLFDLGEFDQKNTVRTKYGTRQELQEAIKALHEHHVGVYLDAVMNHKAGADYTEKFMAKEVDQQNRDKEITDAYEIEGWTGFNFPGRGNKYSDFKWHWYHFTGTDYDARTEKTSIFKIMGDGKSWSEGVDEENGNYDYLMFANLDFNHPEVVKEMERWGIWVSRELDLDGMRLDAIKHINDEFIRKFLAAVRKERGADFYAVGEYWKQDLESLDDYLKEERYKVDLFDVPLHYNMYQASKQGRDYDLSKILDGTLVQNHPTLAVTFVDNHDSQWGSSLESAVEDWFKPSAYALILLMKEGYPCIFYGDYYGVSGNPPMHRAIIDNLLEIRKNHAFGEQNYYFDHPNTIGFTRVGDEEHPHSGVAVLISNGEDGDKVMNVGKQHAGETWKEATGNVEETVSIDGEGNGRFLVHGGNVAVWIPENALQDARKEDGK; this is translated from the coding sequence ATGAAAAACGGAATCATGATGCAGTATTTTGAGTGGAATCTGCCCAACGACGGACAGTTTTGGAACAAGTTGAAGGAAGACGCCCCCCACCTGGAGGAAATGGGTGTTACGGCCGTCTGGATTCCTCCAGCCTACAAAGGGAAGGAACAAAATGACGTAGGATACGGCACCTATGATCTTTTTGACCTGGGGGAATTCGACCAGAAAAACACCGTCCGCACCAAATACGGCACCAGGCAGGAACTCCAGGAGGCCATCAAGGCTCTTCATGAACACCATGTAGGCGTTTATCTGGATGCCGTCATGAACCACAAAGCAGGGGCGGACTATACGGAAAAATTCATGGCCAAGGAAGTGGACCAGCAGAACCGCGACAAGGAAATTACGGATGCCTACGAGATTGAAGGCTGGACCGGCTTCAACTTTCCCGGCCGCGGAAACAAATATTCCGACTTCAAATGGCACTGGTACCACTTCACCGGAACGGACTATGACGCACGCACGGAAAAAACCTCCATTTTCAAGATTATGGGAGACGGCAAAAGCTGGAGCGAAGGCGTGGATGAAGAAAACGGCAACTACGACTACCTTATGTTCGCCAATCTGGACTTCAACCACCCGGAAGTGGTGAAAGAAATGGAAAGATGGGGAATATGGGTATCCCGGGAACTGGATCTGGACGGCATGAGGCTGGACGCCATCAAGCATATCAATGACGAATTCATCAGGAAATTCCTGGCAGCCGTCCGCAAGGAAAGGGGAGCAGACTTCTACGCCGTGGGCGAATACTGGAAACAGGATCTGGAATCCCTGGACGATTACCTCAAGGAGGAACGCTACAAAGTGGACCTGTTTGACGTCCCCCTGCACTACAACATGTACCAGGCCTCCAAGCAGGGCCGCGATTACGACCTTTCCAAAATTCTGGACGGAACCCTGGTTCAGAACCACCCTACGCTGGCCGTTACCTTTGTGGACAACCATGATTCCCAGTGGGGCAGTTCCCTGGAATCAGCTGTGGAAGACTGGTTCAAACCCTCCGCCTATGCGCTCATCCTGCTCATGAAGGAAGGTTATCCCTGCATCTTCTACGGGGACTATTACGGTGTGAGCGGCAACCCGCCCATGCACCGCGCCATCATCGACAATCTGCTGGAAATCCGTAAAAACCATGCTTTCGGGGAACAAAATTACTACTTTGACCACCCGAACACCATCGGCTTCACCCGTGTGGGAGATGAAGAGCACCCGCATTCCGGCGTGGCTGTGCTCATTTCCAATGGAGAGGATGGAGACAAAGTCATGAACGTGGGCAAGCAGCACGCAGGGGAAACTTGGAAGGAAGCCACCGGCAACGTGGAGGAAACCGTCTCCATTGACGGGGAAGGCAACGGCCGGTTTCTTGTCCACGGCGGCAATGTGGCCGTATGGATTCCGGAAAACGCTTTACAGGACGCCCGGAAGGAAGACGGAAAATAA
- a CDS encoding MATE family efflux transporter: MAAQSRNIAELENASVWRLLIQYSLPSIAGMVVYSLYNIIDSVFIGHGVGPLALSGLAVTFPIMNLTFALGTLVGIGGAAISSIRLGRKDQEGTERTLGNVLIMSLIAAVVLVIPTLLFLTEILTAFGASGQTLTYAYDFMLITLLGLPVTYVFFNLNHVMRATGYPKKAMGSTLLSVGINIILAPIFIFWFKWGITGAAVATLLAQVVGMVRVLLHFSDAASTVHFRRGIWQLRKTIVTGILSIGMAPCLVNVCGSAVTVAINRQLADHGGDLAIGAYGIINRILILFAMLVIGLTQGMQPIIGYNHGAMKPGRVLLTLKYGVLAGTSFTTLGFLACVFFPRGIAGLFTDDASLISLAANGLIICVLAFPLIGSQIIIGNFFQAIGKARLAIFLSLTRQMLFLLPFLLVLPRFWGQDGVWASLPLADVLSFIVTLLFIRRFLKYYRLKNRHYLVPGTGKA; this comes from the coding sequence ATGGCAGCCCAGTCACGCAACATCGCAGAATTGGAAAACGCATCCGTATGGCGTCTGCTGATCCAGTACTCCCTGCCCTCCATCGCCGGCATGGTGGTATACTCCCTGTACAACATCATTGACAGCGTGTTTATCGGTCACGGCGTGGGGCCTCTGGCCCTGTCCGGCCTGGCCGTCACCTTCCCCATCATGAACCTGACTTTCGCCCTGGGCACGCTGGTAGGCATCGGCGGGGCGGCCATCAGCTCCATCCGGCTGGGAAGAAAAGACCAGGAAGGAACTGAGCGTACGCTTGGCAACGTCCTCATCATGAGTCTGATTGCCGCTGTGGTGCTGGTGATTCCCACGCTTCTTTTCCTTACGGAAATCCTGACCGCCTTCGGCGCCAGCGGGCAAACCCTCACCTATGCGTACGACTTCATGCTTATTACCTTGCTGGGCCTGCCCGTCACGTACGTCTTCTTCAACCTCAATCATGTGATGAGAGCTACCGGCTACCCTAAAAAAGCCATGGGCTCCACCCTTCTTTCCGTAGGAATCAACATCATTCTGGCTCCCATCTTCATCTTCTGGTTCAAATGGGGCATTACCGGAGCAGCCGTGGCCACCCTTCTCGCCCAGGTCGTCGGCATGGTGCGCGTGCTGTTACACTTTTCCGATGCGGCCAGCACGGTCCACTTCCGCCGCGGCATCTGGCAGCTGCGCAAGACCATCGTCACCGGCATCCTGTCCATCGGGATGGCTCCCTGCCTGGTAAACGTCTGCGGCAGCGCGGTCACCGTCGCCATCAACAGGCAACTTGCGGATCACGGGGGGGACCTGGCCATCGGGGCCTACGGCATCATCAACCGCATTCTTATTCTGTTCGCCATGCTCGTCATCGGCCTCACTCAGGGAATGCAGCCCATCATCGGCTACAACCACGGAGCCATGAAGCCGGGCCGCGTTCTGCTCACCCTTAAATACGGAGTTCTGGCAGGGACATCCTTCACCACGCTGGGATTCCTGGCCTGCGTCTTCTTTCCCCGCGGCATTGCCGGGCTCTTCACGGATGACGCCTCGCTCATCAGCCTGGCGGCCAACGGTCTGATCATCTGCGTGCTGGCCTTTCCGCTCATCGGCAGCCAGATCATCATCGGGAACTTCTTCCAGGCCATTGGAAAAGCCCGTCTGGCAATCTTCCTGTCCCTGACGCGCCAAATGCTCTTCCTCCTGCCGTTCCTGCTGGTCCTGCCCCGTTTCTGGGGACAGGACGGAGTCTGGGCATCCCTTCCTCTGGCAGACGTGCTTTCCTTTATCGTCACCCTGCTCTTCATCCGCCGGTTCCTGAAATACTACCGGCTGAAAAACAGGCACTACCTGGTTCCCGGCACGGGAAAGGCATAA